From the genome of Actinomycetota bacterium, one region includes:
- a CDS encoding NADH-quinone oxidoreductase subunit M, with protein MTSHLLTLTMFLPLAGVAFLLAAGGSLDDASARGVALVTSLLTFLVSLAVLGKFDGALGGFQLVEQATWVRGAGLTYLVGVDGVGLWMVLLTTFLFPVSILASWKVDKDVRLYMIALLALETAVLGTFLALDLLLFFVFFEALLVPMYLIIGGWGGERRIYAAVKFFLFTMAGSAFLLVATLFLYARASHQLGAGTFDLRQLGPVAASLPVATARWLFLAFFVAFAVKVPLFPLHTWLPDAHTEAPTAGSVLLAGVLLKVGTYGLIRFNLALFPEASKHFAVYVSVLALIGIVYGAVCALIQTDIKRLVAYSSVSHLGFVVLGVFAFTAQSVTGGVLQMVNHGLATGALFLLVGMVYERTHTRDLDRLGGLSSVMPWLTGMFLFAVLASIGLPGLNSFIGEFLVIVGTFAVNHWFGAIASVAVVLAAIYLLWSYQRMAYGPVHDEHRDLADVSLREVAVLVPVLALLLVFGVYPKLVTDRVDPTTKAVIAHVQPAHPTDTTAPLSVAAGQRGSVP; from the coding sequence GTGACGAGCCATCTGCTCACGCTCACGATGTTCCTGCCACTCGCCGGCGTGGCCTTCCTGCTGGCAGCGGGGGGGTCGCTCGACGACGCGTCGGCCAGAGGGGTCGCGCTCGTGACGTCGCTGCTCACGTTCCTCGTGTCGCTCGCCGTCCTGGGGAAGTTCGACGGGGCGCTGGGCGGCTTCCAGCTGGTGGAACAGGCGACGTGGGTTCGCGGCGCCGGTCTCACCTACCTCGTGGGGGTCGACGGGGTCGGCCTGTGGATGGTGTTGCTCACCACGTTCCTGTTCCCGGTCTCGATCCTCGCCTCGTGGAAGGTCGACAAGGACGTCCGGCTGTACATGATCGCGCTGCTGGCGTTGGAGACCGCCGTGCTCGGAACGTTCCTCGCGCTGGACCTGTTGCTCTTCTTCGTCTTCTTCGAGGCGCTCCTCGTTCCCATGTACCTGATCATCGGGGGGTGGGGCGGCGAGCGCCGCATCTACGCGGCGGTGAAGTTCTTCCTGTTCACGATGGCGGGCTCCGCGTTCCTGCTCGTCGCGACACTGTTCCTCTACGCGCGGGCGAGCCACCAGCTCGGCGCCGGCACGTTCGACCTTCGCCAGTTGGGGCCGGTGGCCGCCTCGCTGCCGGTCGCGACGGCCCGGTGGCTGTTCCTCGCGTTCTTCGTCGCGTTCGCGGTGAAGGTGCCGCTCTTCCCCCTGCACACGTGGCTGCCCGACGCCCACACTGAGGCGCCGACGGCGGGCTCGGTGCTGCTCGCCGGCGTGCTGCTGAAGGTCGGCACGTACGGCCTGATCCGATTCAATCTGGCGCTGTTTCCAGAGGCGTCGAAGCACTTCGCCGTGTACGTGTCCGTCCTGGCGCTGATCGGGATCGTCTACGGCGCGGTCTGCGCCCTGATCCAGACCGACATCAAGAGGCTCGTGGCCTATTCGTCGGTCTCCCACCTCGGTTTCGTCGTCCTCGGAGTCTTCGCGTTCACGGCGCAGTCGGTCACCGGCGGCGTGCTCCAGATGGTGAATCACGGCCTCGCGACGGGGGCGCTGTTCCTGCTCGTGGGGATGGTGTACGAGCGCACGCACACGCGCGACCTCGATCGGCTGGGCGGGCTGTCCAGCGTGATGCCCTGGCTCACGGGGATGTTCCTGTTCGCCGTGCTCGCCTCCATCGGGCTGCCGGGGCTGAACAGCTTCATCGGCGAGTTCCTGGTGATCGTGGGGACGTTCGCCGTGAATCACTGGTTCGGCGCGATCGCGTCCGTGGCCGTCGTCCTCGCGGCGATCTACCTGCTCTGGTCGTACCAACGGATGGCATACGGTCCCGTCCACGACGAGCACCGGGACCTGGCGGATGTGAGCCTTCGCGAGGTGGCCGTCCTGGTGCCGGTCCTCGCGCTCCTCCTGGTGTTCGGGGTCTACCCGAAGCTCGTGACCGACCGCGTCGACCCCACGACGAAGGCCGTGATCGCGCACGTCCAGCCGGCTCATCCGACCGACACGACGGCGCCACTCTCGGTGGCGGCTGGGCAGCGCGGGAGCGTGCCGTGA
- the nuoN gene encoding NADH-quinone oxidoreductase subunit NuoN, with translation MIPTPPLSFPPILPELVLTGAAIVGLLYEAVARRPNRNLQMAVGIAGVIGAAAATIPLWNWTGPVVVMGNMVSVDRFSVVSRLLLLSIAAMGILLGAHYLSRSGDAHRGEFFPLVLFATVGMTLITAAADLIVVFLALEILSLSLYVLTGITGRRGSNEAAMKYFLLGAFSSAFFLYGVAMAYGATNSTRITAIANALAGRTGSQGLALLALAFLAVGFGFKVSAAPFHMWTPDVYQGAPTPVTAFMSAATKAAAFLALARVLDVSFQPLTWDWTPVIWALAAISIVLGSVLAIAQTDIKRMLAYSSIAHAGFILTGLTAANETGIRAAMFYLVAYAAMTVGAFGIVMLVSARGEEQTSLAAYEGLSKRSPYLAALMTVFLLSLAGIPPTAGFIAKVNVFAAAIGAGHWPLALVGVVSSVVAAFFYLRVLVLMYMREPRGEQDEDRSALPRVVLAVPAGVTVAFGVFPGLIAGIIEKAAVLRW, from the coding sequence GTGATCCCCACACCCCCACTCTCGTTCCCTCCGATCCTGCCGGAGCTGGTCCTCACCGGCGCCGCGATCGTCGGCCTGCTCTACGAGGCCGTCGCCCGCCGACCCAACCGGAACCTCCAGATGGCGGTCGGGATCGCGGGGGTGATCGGGGCCGCCGCGGCGACGATCCCGTTGTGGAACTGGACCGGTCCGGTGGTGGTTATGGGCAACATGGTCTCTGTCGACCGCTTCTCCGTCGTGTCTCGGCTGCTCTTGCTGTCGATCGCCGCGATGGGGATCCTGCTGGGAGCCCACTACCTCTCGCGCTCGGGCGATGCCCATCGCGGCGAGTTCTTCCCGCTCGTGCTGTTCGCGACGGTCGGCATGACGTTGATCACGGCCGCGGCGGACCTGATCGTCGTCTTTCTCGCCCTCGAGATCCTGTCGCTGTCGCTCTACGTGTTGACTGGCATCACCGGCCGTCGGGGCTCGAACGAGGCCGCGATGAAGTACTTCCTGCTCGGGGCGTTCTCGTCCGCGTTCTTCCTCTACGGCGTGGCGATGGCCTACGGCGCGACGAACTCGACCCGGATCACGGCGATCGCGAACGCCCTGGCGGGCCGAACCGGAAGCCAAGGACTGGCGCTGCTGGCCCTCGCGTTCCTGGCGGTCGGGTTCGGGTTCAAGGTCTCGGCCGCGCCGTTCCACATGTGGACGCCCGACGTCTACCAGGGCGCCCCGACCCCGGTCACCGCGTTCATGTCGGCGGCGACGAAGGCGGCCGCCTTCCTGGCGCTGGCCCGCGTGCTCGATGTCTCGTTCCAGCCCCTCACCTGGGACTGGACGCCGGTGATCTGGGCGCTGGCCGCGATCTCGATCGTCCTCGGGAGCGTCCTCGCGATCGCCCAGACCGACATCAAGCGGATGCTCGCGTACTCCAGCATCGCGCACGCCGGGTTCATCCTCACCGGCCTCACCGCCGCGAACGAAACGGGGATCCGAGCGGCGATGTTCTACCTCGTTGCGTACGCGGCGATGACGGTGGGGGCGTTCGGGATCGTGATGTTGGTCTCCGCGAGGGGGGAGGAGCAGACCTCGCTGGCCGCGTACGAGGGCCTGTCGAAGCGCAGCCCGTACCTCGCCGCCCTCATGACGGTCTTCCTGCTCTCCCTCGCGGGGATCCCTCCGACGGCGGGGTTCATCGCGAAGGTGAACGTGTTCGCGGCGGCGATCGGCGCCGGGCACTGGCCGCTCGCCCTGGTCGGGGTGGTCTCCAGCGTCGTTGCGGCCTTCTTCTACCTTCGGGTCCTGGTCCTGATGTACATGCGCGAGCCGCGGGGGGAGCAGGACGAGGATCGCTCCGCATTGCCGCGAGTCGTCCTGGCGGTCCCGGCCGGCGTCACCGTGGCCTTCGGCGTGTTCCCCGGATTGATCGCGGGCATCATCGAGAAGGCCGCGGTCCTGAGATGGTGA
- a CDS encoding polyprenyl synthetase family protein, with protein MSRRVIPGLEPPDEALEADIRSRLDSVEEALEKAVGADSELLAATAKYLLTAGGKRFRPILVLLSGYFGDPSDPRLIGGSVAIELVHLATLYHDDVIDEADSRRGTPSVNARWDNTIAILTGDYLFARASEISADLGPDVCRLLARTIGILCDGQIREVDASGKLEQTEQSYLEIIRRKTGVLIATSCRLGGILSDATEEQVEVLDAFGEALGMAFQLSDDIMDVTASQLELGKEPGVDMREGVYTLPVLHALAHGPERDELARVLAHGAPDGELLDRALDIVRSDASIEHARAAVAGEVARAVSLAQRLPAGPAQHALVQLARFLGARCGAEQNA; from the coding sequence ATGAGTCGACGTGTGATCCCTGGTTTGGAGCCGCCCGACGAGGCCCTCGAGGCCGACATCCGTTCGCGGTTGGACAGCGTCGAGGAGGCGCTGGAGAAGGCGGTCGGGGCGGACTCCGAGCTGCTGGCGGCGACCGCCAAGTACCTCCTCACGGCGGGGGGGAAGCGCTTCCGCCCGATCCTCGTGCTGCTCTCCGGGTACTTCGGCGATCCGTCGGACCCCCGCCTCATCGGCGGATCCGTGGCGATCGAGCTCGTACACCTGGCGACCCTGTACCACGACGACGTCATCGACGAGGCCGACTCCCGGCGCGGCACGCCGAGCGTGAACGCCCGCTGGGACAACACGATCGCGATCCTCACGGGCGACTACCTCTTCGCCCGAGCCTCGGAGATCTCGGCCGACCTGGGTCCCGACGTCTGCCGGCTCCTTGCCCGGACGATCGGGATCCTGTGCGACGGTCAGATCCGGGAGGTGGACGCCTCGGGCAAGCTCGAGCAGACCGAACAGAGCTACCTGGAGATCATCCGGCGTAAGACGGGCGTCCTCATCGCCACGTCCTGTCGGCTCGGGGGCATCCTGTCCGACGCCACCGAGGAGCAGGTCGAGGTCCTGGACGCCTTCGGGGAGGCCCTCGGCATGGCCTTCCAGCTGTCCGACGACATCATGGACGTGACGGCGAGCCAGCTCGAGCTCGGCAAGGAGCCCGGGGTCGACATGAGGGAGGGGGTTTACACCCTTCCGGTCCTGCACGCCCTGGCTCACGGGCCCGAGCGAGACGAGCTGGCCAGGGTGCTTGCCCACGGGGCCCCCGACGGTGAGCTGCTGGACCGGGCGCTCGACATCGTGAGGTCCGACGCCTCGATCGAGCACGCGCGGGCGGCCGTCGCCGGGGAGGTCGCGCGAGCGGTTTCGCTCGCCCAGCGCCTGCCGGCGGGGCCGGCGCAGCACGCCCTCGTCCAGCTGGCGAGGTTCCTCGGCGCACGGTGCGGCGCGGAGCAAAACGCGTGA
- a CDS encoding NADH-quinone oxidoreductase subunit A: MLDSAPGKLGKAFTSVSDYYSSYGVVLAVAVAGVLLVAVAFTLARLMAPHHATKSKLTTYECGIDPVGEGWSQSQIRYYVFGFLFVIFDVESVFLFPWARVFESFGYTAVVEMAVFIGILAVGLLYAWKKGVLRWA; this comes from the coding sequence CTGCTAGACTCCGCGCCTGGGAAGCTCGGGAAAGCGTTCACAAGCGTGTCTGACTACTACTCGTCCTACGGTGTGGTTCTCGCGGTCGCTGTCGCCGGCGTCCTGCTGGTGGCCGTCGCGTTCACGCTCGCCCGGCTTATGGCTCCCCACCACGCGACGAAGAGCAAGCTGACCACCTACGAGTGCGGGATCGACCCGGTGGGGGAGGGCTGGTCGCAGAGCCAGATCCGCTACTACGTGTTCGGCTTCCTGTTCGTGATCTTCGACGTCGAGAGCGTGTTCCTGTTCCCCTGGGCGCGGGTGTTCGAAAGCTTCGGCTACACGGCCGTCGTGGAGATGGCCGTGTTCATCGGAATCCTCGCAGTGGGACTGCTCTACGCCTGGAAGAAGGGTGTCCTGCGATGGGCGTGA
- a CDS encoding NADH-quinone oxidoreductase subunit B — protein sequence MGVITERTPLPRIQPVKFILNWGRRYSLWVMNFGLACCAIEFIAASTSKNDFIRLGVIPFAHGPRQADLLVVAGTLTDKMAPALKRVYDQMPEPKYVISFGSCSNCGGPYWDSYSVTKGVDQIVPIDVYVPGCPPRPEALLHGIIRLQEKIRDEDIQEKFSGRHSTPARA from the coding sequence ATGGGCGTGATCACCGAGCGGACGCCCCTGCCCAGGATCCAGCCGGTGAAGTTCATCCTGAACTGGGGCCGGCGATACTCGCTGTGGGTCATGAACTTCGGGCTCGCCTGCTGCGCCATCGAGTTCATCGCGGCCTCCACCTCGAAGAACGACTTCATCCGCCTGGGCGTGATCCCCTTCGCCCACGGGCCCCGTCAGGCCGACCTGCTCGTCGTCGCCGGCACGCTCACCGACAAGATGGCGCCGGCCCTGAAACGGGTGTACGACCAGATGCCCGAGCCGAAGTACGTCATCTCGTTCGGCTCGTGCTCGAATTGTGGCGGCCCGTACTGGGACTCGTATTCCGTCACGAAGGGCGTGGACCAGATCGTCCCGATCGACGTCTACGTGCCCGGCTGCCCTCCCCGGCCCGAGGCACTCCTGCACGGCATCATCCGCCTGCAGGAGAAGATCCGCGACGAGGACATCCAGGAGAAGTTCAGTGGCAGGCACTCCACGCCCGCTCGCGCCTGA
- a CDS encoding NADH-quinone oxidoreductase subunit C, giving the protein MAGTPRPLAPEEAGDRLRARFGDDISEVVDQHGHTVVSVAIDRYHDLCRFLRDEPEFGCDYCDFTGAVDWGEEDGFEVLTHLFSTNHHHNVRVKVKLPHADPACPTISDLFPTANWHERETGEMFGIVFTGHPQPVKLLLSEPFEGNPLRKDFALMTREAKPWPGAVEGEEEEEE; this is encoded by the coding sequence GTGGCAGGCACTCCACGCCCGCTCGCGCCTGAGGAGGCCGGCGACCGGCTGCGGGCGCGGTTCGGCGACGACATCTCCGAGGTCGTCGATCAGCACGGCCACACGGTCGTCTCCGTGGCGATCGACCGGTACCACGACCTCTGCCGGTTCCTCCGCGACGAGCCGGAGTTCGGCTGCGACTACTGCGATTTTACCGGCGCCGTCGATTGGGGCGAGGAGGACGGCTTCGAGGTCCTGACTCACCTGTTCTCCACGAACCATCATCACAACGTCCGTGTCAAGGTGAAGCTCCCGCATGCCGATCCCGCCTGCCCCACGATCTCCGACCTGTTCCCCACCGCGAACTGGCACGAGCGTGAGACCGGGGAGATGTTCGGCATCGTGTTCACCGGCCACCCGCAGCCCGTGAAGCTCCTCCTGTCGGAGCCCTTCGAGGGCAATCCCCTCCGCAAGGACTTCGCCCTCATGACCCGCGAGGCCAAGCCCTGGCCGGGTGCCGTCGAGGGAGAGGAGGAGGAAGAGGAGTGA